The following are from one region of the Amylibacter sp. IMCC11727 genome:
- the dnaQ gene encoding DNA polymerase III subunit epsilon: MREIVMDTETTGLDPRTGDRIVEIGGVELDNHLPTGRTYHQYINPQRDMPQGAFDVHGLSEEFLKDFPVFKDIAQDFLDFVGDAKLVIHNAAFDMKFLNAELEWCEKPQLPWEQAIDTLDMARRKFPGAQNTLDGLSRRFGINIERDLHGALLDSQILAAVYLELIGGRQPDFALGIVGGTDTKNVVAGSDWKPHPRPKTLPPRTTEAEKENHKKFIETLGPDALWLNS; the protein is encoded by the coding sequence ATGCGTGAAATAGTGATGGATACGGAAACCACGGGGCTTGATCCGCGCACTGGGGACCGCATCGTGGAAATTGGCGGGGTGGAGCTGGATAACCATTTACCTACTGGCCGTACCTATCACCAATACATCAATCCGCAACGGGACATGCCCCAAGGGGCGTTCGATGTGCATGGCCTCTCCGAAGAGTTTTTGAAAGACTTTCCTGTTTTCAAAGATATCGCGCAGGATTTTCTGGATTTTGTCGGCGATGCCAAATTGGTGATCCACAACGCTGCGTTCGATATGAAATTCCTGAACGCCGAACTTGAATGGTGTGAAAAACCACAATTGCCATGGGAACAGGCGATTGACACGCTTGATATGGCACGGCGCAAATTTCCAGGAGCCCAAAATACGCTTGATGGCCTGTCACGTCGATTTGGCATTAACATCGAACGGGATCTGCACGGCGCTCTTTTGGACAGTCAAATCCTTGCCGCGGTGTATCTGGAATTGATCGGCGGCCGCCAACCTGATTTTGCGCTGGGCATTGTTGGGGGAACAGACACGAAAAACGTGGTCGCAGGATCTGATTGGAAACCACACCCTCGGCCAAAAACACTTCCGCCCCGGACAACCGAGGCGGAAAAAGAGAACCATAAAAAGTTTATCGAGACTTTGGGTCCCGACGCGCTTTGGCTTAATTCGTAG
- the coaE gene encoding dephospho-CoA kinase (Dephospho-CoA kinase (CoaE) performs the final step in coenzyme A biosynthesis.), whose protein sequence is MTKPFVLGLTGSIGMGKSTTAQMFADMGIPVWDADATVHDLYTGDTPAVRQIADMIPTAVANQTVNRETLKNFIAKDQSILQKLESIVQPLIAQSRANFIANATSDIVIIDHPLLLESRSDAYCDAILVVTVDPETQRNRVLSRGTMDQATLDIILAKQMPDAEKRKRADFIVETTTLDAARAQVQTVIKQIREQRDA, encoded by the coding sequence ATGACAAAACCTTTTGTTCTTGGCCTCACTGGCTCCATCGGAATGGGTAAATCCACCACGGCACAGATGTTTGCTGATATGGGTATCCCCGTTTGGGATGCGGATGCCACCGTGCATGATCTTTACACGGGGGACACACCTGCCGTGCGCCAAATCGCGGATATGATCCCAACGGCAGTGGCCAATCAGACGGTGAACCGTGAAACGCTCAAGAACTTTATCGCCAAGGATCAATCCATCCTGCAAAAACTAGAGTCGATCGTACAACCTCTCATCGCCCAAAGCCGCGCAAATTTCATCGCTAACGCCACCAGCGACATTGTGATTATCGACCATCCGTTACTGCTTGAAAGCCGATCTGATGCCTATTGCGATGCCATCCTTGTGGTGACGGTTGACCCTGAAACACAACGGAATCGTGTTTTGTCACGCGGCACAATGGATCAAGCCACACTCGACATTATCCTTGCCAAACAAATGCCCGATGCGGAAAAACGTAAACGCGCTGATTTCATCGTGGAAACAACCACACTGGACGCCGCACGCGCGCAGGTTCAAACTGTGATCAAACAAATCAGGGAACAGCGCGATGCGTGA
- the secB gene encoding protein-export chaperone SecB → MADETNGAAAEAAPVAMKIVNQYIRDLSFENIAAQKNLGGDLKPEVNVQVNLDANKKGDNGYEVALKLNVNAKSGDQAVFVLEIDYAGLFTIENLPEEQLHPFLMIECPRMMFPFVRQIARNTTADGGFPPLNIDNIDFMQLYRGELMRRQQAAAAEAPTN, encoded by the coding sequence ATGGCCGACGAAACAAATGGTGCAGCAGCAGAAGCCGCACCCGTGGCAATGAAAATTGTAAATCAGTACATTCGTGATCTGTCATTTGAAAACATTGCTGCGCAGAAAAATCTGGGTGGCGATCTGAAACCTGAAGTGAATGTTCAGGTGAACTTGGATGCAAACAAAAAGGGCGACAACGGATACGAAGTTGCCCTGAAGTTGAACGTAAATGCAAAGTCTGGCGATCAGGCTGTGTTTGTTCTGGAAATTGATTACGCGGGTTTGTTCACCATCGAAAATCTGCCAGAAGAGCAACTACACCCATTCTTGATGATCGAATGTCCGCGCATGATGTTCCCGTTTGTGCGCCAGATTGCACGCAACACAACTGCGGATGGTGGATTCCCGCCACTGAACATCGACAACATCGACTTCATGCAACTTTACCGTGGTGAATTGATGCGTCGTCAGCAGGCAGCCGCTGCTGAAGCCCCTACGAATTAA
- the hemJ gene encoding protoporphyrinogen oxidase HemJ, with amino-acid sequence MTDLLATFYPWIKTLHIISVISWMAGLLYLPRLFVNHVEHGPVGSETSEVFKGMEERLMRIIMAPAMMATWLFGLMLAFTPGIVDWSSFYPWIKAAMILGMTGFHHWLIKVRKEFAADKNERPAKTYRIANELPTVMMIVIVIMIVVRPF; translated from the coding sequence ATGACAGACCTGCTCGCGACCTTTTACCCTTGGATTAAAACCCTGCATATCATTTCGGTGATCAGCTGGATGGCGGGATTGTTGTACCTGCCCAGATTGTTCGTAAATCACGTGGAACACGGACCCGTTGGTTCTGAAACTTCTGAAGTTTTCAAAGGTATGGAAGAACGCCTGATGCGGATCATTATGGCCCCAGCGATGATGGCAACTTGGCTGTTTGGGCTGATGCTGGCGTTTACACCAGGTATTGTCGATTGGTCATCGTTTTACCCATGGATTAAGGCCGCAATGATACTTGGCATGACAGGCTTTCATCATTGGCTGATCAAAGTTCGCAAAGAATTTGCAGCAGATAAAAATGAACGACCTGCAAAAACATATCGGATTGCCAATGAACTGCCCACTGTGATGATGATTGTGATTGTTATTATGATTGTTGTACGCCCCTTCTAA
- a CDS encoding shikimate dehydrogenase, which translates to MTQPRAAVIGWPISHSKSPRIHGHWLEKHGISGEYLPLGITPEDFVAELAILPENGFVGANVTIPHKETALAHATEVTDRARAIGAANTLVFLPNGGYRADNTDGEGFINNLKQNAPDWAASSGPALVLGAGGASRAILFSLLAEGTPEILLANRTKARAETLASEFGDSITVIDWDTISDATTGVSTIVNTTSLGMTGQAPLEISLHCSPNTLVTDIVYAPLQTDLLKQAAAKGCQTVDGLGMLLHQAVPGFEAWFGTRPTVDETLRQIVLK; encoded by the coding sequence ATGACCCAACCCCGTGCCGCTGTTATTGGCTGGCCAATCAGCCATTCCAAATCCCCACGTATTCACGGCCATTGGTTGGAAAAACATGGGATTTCAGGTGAATATCTACCTTTGGGGATCACGCCAGAAGATTTTGTTGCGGAACTTGCGATCCTGCCTGAAAATGGCTTCGTTGGTGCGAACGTCACAATCCCACACAAAGAAACCGCCCTTGCTCACGCGACTGAGGTAACAGATCGCGCACGTGCTATTGGTGCGGCCAACACACTCGTTTTTCTACCAAATGGTGGTTACCGCGCCGACAACACAGATGGCGAAGGCTTCATCAACAACCTTAAACAGAACGCGCCAGATTGGGCTGCATCATCTGGGCCAGCACTCGTTCTCGGGGCGGGCGGCGCATCCCGTGCAATTCTGTTTTCTTTGCTGGCAGAGGGAACGCCAGAAATCTTGCTTGCCAACCGCACCAAGGCCCGGGCAGAAACCCTCGCCTCAGAATTTGGCGACAGCATTACTGTAATTGATTGGGATACAATTTCAGATGCGACAACAGGCGTTTCCACCATCGTCAACACAACATCCCTTGGCATGACAGGCCAAGCCCCACTCGAAATATCGCTTCACTGTTCCCCAAATACCTTAGTGACCGATATCGTCTACGCACCGCTGCAAACAGATTTGTTAAAACAAGCCGCCGCAAAAGGCTGTCAAACAGTCGATGGCCTTGGCATGCTCCTCCACCAAGCCGTTCCAGGGTTCGAAGCATGGTTCGGAACCCGTCCCACTGTTGATGAAACCCTTCGCCAGATTGTATTGAAATGA
- a CDS encoding Tim44/TimA family putative adaptor protein, with product MNSALIQLLVLAGIAVFLVLRLRNVLGTRDGYEPPVERQAPASSRQARDFEVIDGGPDPDIADHVDIDSRAGKAFAAMKRIESDFSVTEFSGGARQAYEMILMAFEGDDLETLKSFLSSDVYDSFESVITERQAKGLKVDANFIGVRELKVADAMFDEANNEAEITMKFIGEITSCVKNAEGEVIEGDPAVIKRQKDVWTFARIMGSDDPNWELVATGE from the coding sequence ATGAACTCTGCCCTCATTCAGTTGCTGGTTCTTGCAGGAATCGCCGTTTTTCTTGTGTTGCGCTTGCGCAATGTTTTGGGAACGCGCGATGGGTACGAACCCCCCGTAGAACGCCAAGCCCCTGCTTCATCCAGACAAGCGCGCGACTTCGAAGTCATTGACGGTGGCCCAGATCCAGACATTGCTGATCACGTCGACATCGACAGCCGCGCAGGCAAGGCTTTTGCCGCCATGAAACGCATCGAGTCTGATTTTTCTGTCACAGAATTTTCAGGTGGCGCACGTCAGGCTTATGAAATGATCCTCATGGCCTTTGAGGGCGATGATCTGGAAACGCTCAAATCCTTCTTGTCCTCGGATGTCTATGACAGCTTTGAAAGCGTCATCACCGAACGCCAGGCCAAGGGCTTGAAAGTTGACGCCAACTTTATTGGTGTTCGTGAATTGAAAGTGGCCGACGCCATGTTTGACGAGGCTAACAACGAAGCCGAGATTACCATGAAATTCATCGGTGAAATCACGTCTTGTGTGAAAAACGCAGAAGGCGAGGTGATCGAAGGTGATCCAGCAGTGATCAAACGTCAAAAAGATGTTTGGACTTTCGCCCGAATTATGGGAAGTGATGATCCAAACTGGGAATTGGTTGCAACCGGAGAGTAA
- a CDS encoding FxsA family protein, with the protein MPLLLIFIAIPIIEIALFIQVGGWLGLWPTLGIVILTAVIGTYLLRQQGMAELAKLQGSMQGGGNPVDPIANGALILVAGVLLLTPGFFTDGVGFALLTPPVRAVVIKWLAARFANSPNVVFTHPNQPPARDQGAVDADYVVLDDDEPTEPGNSGWTKRD; encoded by the coding sequence ATGCCGCTTTTATTGATCTTTATCGCGATCCCAATCATCGAGATTGCCCTGTTCATTCAGGTTGGGGGTTGGCTCGGGTTGTGGCCGACACTGGGGATTGTGATTTTAACCGCTGTGATCGGCACATATTTGTTGCGCCAACAAGGCATGGCGGAATTGGCCAAGCTGCAAGGCAGTATGCAAGGCGGCGGCAATCCTGTGGATCCCATTGCAAATGGAGCACTGATTTTGGTGGCGGGTGTTTTGCTGTTAACGCCAGGGTTTTTCACTGATGGGGTTGGTTTTGCCTTGTTAACACCCCCTGTTCGGGCAGTGGTGATTAAATGGTTGGCTGCGCGTTTTGCCAACAGTCCAAATGTTGTGTTTACCCATCCCAACCAGCCACCAGCCCGCGACCAAGGGGCTGTGGATGCGGATTATGTGGTTTTGGACGATGATGAACCGACAGAGCCAGGCAATTCGGGTTGGACCAAACGGGATTGA
- a CDS encoding Maf family nucleotide pyrophosphatase: MSQIILASGSAIRAKMLRDAGVAFTVSVPRVDEESILRALEAEGAKPADIADTLAEYKSRRIADKNPGAIVIAADQVLACNGQIYAKPKDMAEARDHLNTLKGQGHQLLSAVVVYEEAKPVWRHVGRAQLAMRDFSDAFLDEYLQKAGEDILHCVGCYQLESHGVNLFSRVQGDYFTILGLPLLEVLAFLRTRGALVE, from the coding sequence ATGTCACAGATAATCCTTGCTTCTGGCTCTGCGATTCGCGCCAAAATGCTGCGCGATGCAGGTGTGGCATTTACCGTAAGTGTCCCCCGTGTTGACGAAGAGTCTATTCTGCGTGCGCTAGAGGCTGAAGGGGCGAAACCAGCTGATATCGCTGATACATTGGCCGAATACAAATCCCGCCGCATTGCCGACAAAAACCCAGGGGCCATTGTAATCGCCGCAGACCAAGTATTGGCATGTAATGGCCAAATCTATGCTAAGCCCAAAGACATGGCAGAAGCCCGCGATCATTTGAACACACTGAAAGGGCAGGGGCATCAATTGCTCTCGGCTGTTGTTGTTTATGAAGAGGCGAAACCAGTTTGGCGTCATGTGGGCCGCGCCCAACTTGCCATGCGCGATTTCTCAGACGCATTTCTTGATGAATATCTACAAAAAGCAGGGGAAGACATTTTGCACTGCGTTGGTTGTTATCAACTGGAATCCCATGGTGTGAATCTGTTTTCCCGCGTCCAAGGAGATTACTTCACCATTCTCGGCCTACCCTTGTTAGAAGTCCTTGCATTTCTTCGCACCAGAGGAGCCCTAGTCGAATGA